The Trichocoleus sp. FACHB-46 genome has a segment encoding these proteins:
- a CDS encoding NAD-dependent epimerase/dehydratase family protein, with the protein MKVLVIGGDGYCGWATALYLSNRGYEVGILDSMVRRHWDTELCIETLTPIAPIQQRLQRWKDLTGKSIDLFIGDITNYEFLNKALHTFEPEAIVHFGEQRSAPFSMIDREHAVLTQVNNVVGTLNLLYVMRESFPDCHLVKLGTMGEYGTPNIDIEEGYITIEHNGRKDTLPYPKQPGSFYHLSKVHDSHNIHFACRVWGLRATDLNQGVVYGVLTEETGMDELLINRLDYDGVFGTALNRFCIQAATGHPITVYGKGGQTRGFLDIRDTVRCVELAIANPADAGQFRVFNQFTELFSIGDLATMVKQAGASLGLDVKVDHIDNPRVELEEHYFNAKNTNLLSLGLQPHFLSDSLLDSLLNFAVKYQDRVDQNQILPKVSWRR; encoded by the coding sequence ATGAAAGTCCTGGTTATTGGCGGCGATGGTTACTGCGGTTGGGCAACTGCGCTCTACCTCTCCAATCGAGGTTATGAAGTCGGCATTCTGGACAGTATGGTGCGCCGACACTGGGATACGGAACTTTGCATCGAAACCCTGACCCCCATTGCACCGATCCAACAACGGCTCCAGCGTTGGAAAGATTTAACCGGAAAGTCCATAGACCTCTTTATTGGTGACATTACCAATTACGAGTTCTTGAACAAAGCGCTTCATACCTTCGAGCCAGAAGCAATTGTGCACTTTGGGGAACAGCGTTCTGCCCCCTTCTCCATGATTGACCGCGAGCACGCCGTCCTCACCCAGGTCAACAACGTGGTTGGAACGCTGAACCTGCTCTACGTGATGCGTGAAAGCTTCCCTGACTGCCATCTCGTCAAGCTGGGCACGATGGGTGAATATGGCACACCTAATATTGATATTGAAGAAGGCTACATCACGATCGAGCACAACGGTCGTAAGGATACCCTGCCCTATCCCAAGCAACCTGGCTCGTTCTACCACCTCAGCAAAGTCCACGACAGCCACAATATTCACTTTGCTTGTCGGGTTTGGGGCCTGCGTGCTACCGACTTGAACCAAGGCGTGGTTTATGGCGTCCTCACCGAAGAAACCGGAATGGACGAGCTGTTGATCAACCGCTTAGACTACGACGGCGTTTTTGGTACTGCGTTGAACCGCTTCTGTATTCAAGCTGCTACTGGACACCCGATCACGGTGTATGGGAAGGGCGGTCAGACTCGTGGCTTCCTAGATATCCGCGATACCGTGCGTTGTGTGGAGCTGGCGATCGCGAACCCCGCTGACGCTGGTCAGTTCCGAGTCTTCAACCAATTCACCGAGCTCTTCAGCATTGGCGACTTAGCCACGATGGTGAAGCAAGCGGGTGCTTCCTTGGGCCTAGATGTGAAAGTTGATCACATCGACAACCCCCGGGTCGAGCTAGAAGAGCATTACTTCAATGCCAAAAATACCAATCTGCTCAGCCTCGGATTGCAACCTCACTTCCTCTCCGATTCCTTGCTCGATTCCTTGCT
- a CDS encoding heme-copper oxidase subunit III, translated as MQGSTIDPSKAELNYHHQAEVSEVSAHGVEHHDYRLLGVIVFLIAEGMIFLGLFTAYLTFRAVAPSWPPAGTPKLELLLPSINTVILIASSFVIHQADTAVKKDDVKGLRTWFAVTALMGAVFLCGQIYEYKHLEFGLTSNLFGSTFYVLTGFHGLHVCFGLVLMLGVLWRSLKPNHYSKENHFGVEAAELYWHFVDVIWVLLFLLLYLL; from the coding sequence ATGCAAGGTTCCACGATTGATCCGTCAAAAGCTGAGCTAAATTACCATCACCAAGCCGAAGTGTCAGAAGTTTCGGCACACGGTGTTGAGCATCACGACTATCGCTTACTAGGCGTGATTGTCTTCCTGATTGCTGAGGGCATGATCTTCCTGGGCTTATTTACGGCTTATTTAACCTTCCGGGCTGTGGCTCCGAGTTGGCCCCCCGCAGGGACACCCAAGCTGGAATTACTTTTGCCCAGCATCAACACAGTCATTCTGATTGCTAGCAGCTTTGTGATTCACCAAGCCGATACAGCAGTCAAAAAGGACGATGTGAAAGGGTTGCGGACTTGGTTTGCCGTCACCGCTCTGATGGGAGCCGTCTTCTTGTGCGGTCAGATCTATGAGTACAAGCATCTAGAATTTGGCCTCACCTCAAACTTGTTTGGTAGCACTTTCTATGTCTTGACTGGCTTCCACGGTTTACACGTTTGCTTCGGTTTAGTGCTGATGCTGGGTGTGCTGTGGCGATCGCTCAAGCCCAACCATTACTCGAAGGAAAACCACTTTGGCGTAGAAGCGGCTGAACTCTATTGGCACTTTGTAGACGTAATCTGGGTGCTACTCTTTCTGCTGCTCTATCTACTCTAG
- a CDS encoding esterase-like activity of phytase family protein produces MKQDQSFSSAVLRAIAPSFRAYRRALSALILIIPLLLTACGVPRISAESRLFLDRSLEFLDEYQLSQSTYDNTPVGALSALTYDRQHDRFYAVSSDSSQQAPARFYTFKLSLDTSDAQAPKIQQLEVEQVTLLTQENGQPYAPNAIAPAGIALSPQQSVFISSDSLDAAGSTPLVGEFDLATGKLRHRLPIPNRYLPSTGTPEAPVGVQEHGAFSALTISAPSVSPANLEPFRIFTATQSALVQDRETENQTANNRLLHYLIGEGPPVLIAEHVYPIKAPPVGAIAPQLTELMVLDQGGHFLSLEETLDDSTPSAEIFQLAMGSATDTSSLASLQGAEGIQPIRKRSLLDLNKLGIPLGDLAGMTLGPQLPDGSQSLLLVSNNHLQAEQPTQVLLFRLKNST; encoded by the coding sequence GTGAAACAGGATCAATCTTTTTCCTCAGCAGTTCTACGAGCGATCGCCCCATCGTTTAGGGCTTACCGTCGAGCCTTGAGCGCCCTGATTTTGATCATCCCCCTTTTACTCACTGCTTGCGGTGTACCGAGGATTTCCGCCGAGTCCAGACTGTTTTTAGACCGCTCCCTAGAGTTTTTGGACGAGTATCAACTATCCCAGTCCACTTACGACAACACCCCAGTCGGAGCTTTGTCAGCTCTTACTTATGATCGACAGCACGATCGCTTTTATGCCGTTTCTAGTGATTCGAGTCAGCAAGCGCCAGCCAGGTTTTACACCTTCAAGCTCAGCCTGGATACCAGCGACGCGCAGGCTCCCAAAATTCAGCAGCTAGAAGTGGAGCAGGTGACACTACTGACGCAAGAGAACGGTCAACCCTATGCTCCTAATGCGATCGCTCCCGCTGGCATTGCCCTGTCTCCACAACAGTCTGTCTTTATTTCGAGTGACAGCTTAGATGCCGCAGGGAGCACTCCTTTAGTCGGCGAGTTTGATCTAGCGACAGGCAAGTTACGGCATCGCTTGCCCATCCCCAATCGGTATTTGCCTAGCACTGGCACGCCAGAAGCACCCGTAGGGGTTCAAGAACACGGAGCATTTTCGGCCCTCACCATCAGCGCTCCTAGTGTCAGCCCTGCTAACTTAGAACCATTTCGCATCTTCACTGCCACTCAATCAGCCTTGGTGCAAGATCGGGAAACAGAGAACCAAACCGCCAATAATCGCTTACTTCACTATCTGATCGGAGAAGGCCCTCCGGTGCTGATTGCCGAGCATGTGTATCCCATCAAGGCTCCTCCCGTTGGTGCGATCGCGCCTCAACTCACAGAACTGATGGTGCTCGACCAAGGCGGGCATTTCTTGAGCTTGGAAGAAACCCTAGATGACTCCACCCCTTCTGCCGAAATTTTCCAATTGGCAATGGGCAGCGCTACAGACACTTCTAGTTTGGCTAGCCTGCAAGGCGCAGAAGGCATCCAGCCAATCCGCAAGCGATCGCTATTAGACTTGAACAAGCTTGGGATTCCGCTGGGTGACTTAGCCGGGATGACTTTGGGGCCACAGTTGCCAGATGGCTCCCAAAGCCTACTGCTGGTCAGCAATAACCACTTACAAGCCGAACAACCAACTCAAGTGCTCTTGTTTCGGCTCAAAAATTCTACCTAA
- the ctaD gene encoding cytochrome c oxidase subunit I: protein MTQAQLQETANIPAHGSEPKVTHWREYFGFSTDHKVIGIQYLVTTFIFYLIGGVLATAVRTELATPEVDFVSREVYNSLFTVHATIMIFLWIVPAGTGGFGNFLVPLLIGARDMAFPRLNAIAFWIIPPAGLLLLSSFLVGAPGSGWTSYPPLSTMAAGKAGEAIWIMSVLLLGTSSILAAVNFIVTIVKMRAPGMGYNQMPLFCWAMLSTSALALIATPVLAGALILLAFDLLAGTAFFNPTGGGDPIVYQHLFWFYSHPAVYIMILPFFGMISEILPVHARKPIFGYKAIAYSSLAISFLGLIVWAHHMFTSGTPAWLRMFFMITTMVIAVPTGIKVFSWLATIWGGKLRLNSAMLFAMGFVSMFVIGGISGVMVAAVPFDIHVHDTYFVVAHLHYVLFGGSVFGIYAGFYHWFPKMTGRMLNETWGKIHFAMMLVGFNITFMPMHKLGMEGMNRRIAEYDPKFATLNLICSIGAYLLALSTIPFIVNACWSWIAGPKAPDNPWQGLTLEWMTTSPPPVENFESDPVLATGPYDYGMGNRATQVDVPFSDARDPALSAGPSSALRAEPDPAVAAHPDDRQGESHNR, encoded by the coding sequence ATGACACAAGCACAGCTTCAAGAAACTGCCAACATCCCCGCCCACGGCTCCGAGCCTAAAGTGACCCATTGGCGCGAATATTTTGGCTTTAGTACTGACCACAAGGTGATTGGGATTCAGTACCTAGTCACTACGTTTATCTTCTATTTAATTGGTGGTGTCCTGGCAACTGCCGTCCGCACCGAACTGGCAACGCCAGAAGTTGATTTTGTCAGCCGCGAGGTTTACAACAGCTTATTTACGGTCCACGCCACGATCATGATCTTTTTGTGGATCGTGCCAGCAGGGACGGGTGGCTTTGGCAACTTCTTGGTGCCCCTACTGATTGGGGCCAGAGACATGGCCTTCCCCCGCCTGAATGCGATCGCCTTCTGGATTATTCCACCCGCAGGCTTATTGCTCCTTAGTAGCTTTCTGGTGGGGGCACCAGGTTCAGGTTGGACCTCTTATCCGCCTCTCAGCACTATGGCTGCTGGCAAGGCTGGAGAAGCAATCTGGATCATGAGTGTGCTGTTGCTTGGAACCTCTTCGATCCTGGCAGCGGTCAACTTCATCGTCACGATTGTGAAGATGCGGGCCCCTGGCATGGGCTACAACCAGATGCCGTTGTTCTGCTGGGCTATGCTCTCCACTTCAGCCCTAGCGCTGATTGCGACTCCAGTTCTAGCAGGCGCACTGATTCTCTTAGCCTTTGATTTGCTGGCGGGAACGGCATTTTTCAACCCCACGGGTGGCGGTGACCCGATTGTTTACCAGCATTTGTTCTGGTTCTATTCGCACCCCGCCGTTTACATTATGATCTTGCCGTTCTTTGGCATGATCTCAGAAATTCTGCCAGTCCATGCTCGCAAGCCCATCTTTGGCTATAAGGCGATCGCTTACTCCAGCTTGGCGATTAGCTTCTTGGGCCTGATCGTGTGGGCACACCACATGTTCACCAGCGGCACCCCCGCTTGGCTGCGCATGTTTTTCATGATCACGACAATGGTGATCGCCGTCCCCACGGGGATCAAGGTGTTCAGTTGGCTGGCTACCATCTGGGGCGGCAAGCTACGGCTTAACAGCGCCATGCTGTTTGCGATGGGCTTTGTCTCCATGTTTGTGATCGGTGGCATCAGCGGCGTGATGGTGGCGGCTGTCCCCTTTGATATTCACGTCCACGACACTTACTTTGTCGTCGCCCACTTACACTACGTCCTGTTTGGTGGTAGCGTCTTTGGCATCTACGCTGGCTTCTATCACTGGTTCCCCAAAATGACGGGGCGGATGCTGAATGAAACCTGGGGCAAAATTCACTTTGCCATGATGCTAGTCGGCTTCAATATCACCTTCATGCCCATGCACAAGCTAGGCATGGAAGGGATGAACCGACGCATTGCTGAGTACGATCCCAAGTTCGCCACCCTGAACCTAATTTGTTCGATCGGTGCCTATTTGCTGGCGCTCTCTACGATTCCTTTCATTGTGAATGCCTGCTGGAGTTGGATAGCGGGTCCCAAAGCCCCCGACAACCCTTGGCAAGGTCTCACCTTAGAGTGGATGACGACTTCCCCACCCCCTGTGGAAAACTTTGAGAGTGATCCCGTTTTGGCTACAGGCCCCTACGACTATGGGATGGGCAATCGCGCCACTCAAGTAGATGTACCGTTCTCAGATGCCCGCGATCCAGCTTTATCAGCGGGTCCTAGCTCTGCTCTCAGGGCTGAGCCTGATCCAGCGGTTGCAGCTCATCCTGATGATCGCCAAGGCGAAAGTCACAACCGCTGA
- a CDS encoding chromophore lyase CpcT/CpeT produces the protein MTHSTDVGTLARWMAADFSNQEQAFENPPFFAHIRVCMRPIPQKILSGISLLVEQAYDYQLNDPYRVRVLNLVVQGDRIEIENYTVREEARFYGASRDLERLKSLKVEDLEKLPGCNMIAEWTGDSFKGYVEPGKGCIVVRKGQTTYLDSTFEIDGEKFISHDRGRDPETDEHVWGAVAGPFYFVRWANFGDEVRV, from the coding sequence ATGACTCACTCGACCGATGTTGGCACCTTAGCCCGCTGGATGGCGGCAGACTTTAGCAACCAAGAACAAGCCTTTGAGAACCCGCCTTTCTTTGCCCACATCCGGGTTTGTATGCGTCCCATTCCCCAAAAAATTCTGTCTGGCATCAGCCTGCTCGTTGAGCAAGCCTATGATTATCAGCTGAATGATCCCTATCGGGTGCGAGTGCTCAATTTGGTGGTGCAGGGCGATCGCATTGAAATTGAGAACTACACCGTCCGGGAAGAAGCGCGGTTTTATGGAGCCTCACGAGACCTAGAGCGCCTTAAAAGCCTCAAGGTTGAAGATCTAGAAAAATTGCCCGGATGCAACATGATTGCCGAGTGGACGGGCGACAGCTTTAAGGGCTACGTAGAACCTGGGAAAGGATGCATCGTGGTTCGCAAAGGTCAAACCACCTATCTCGACAGCACGTTTGAGATAGACGGCGAAAAATTTATTAGCCACGATCGCGGTCGAGATCCTGAAACAGACGAGCATGTCTGGGGTGCAGTTGCGGGCCCCTTCTATTTCGTCCGTTGGGCCAACTTTGGCGACGAAGTGAGAGTTTAA
- a CDS encoding alkaline phosphatase produces the protein MDSLQFDRLLSARMKRRSLIIGAGALAGLAIASQKPSRVIATPRFTDYPFSLGVASGDPLPTSVVLWTRLAPDPLNGGGMIPNPVPIQWQVATDAPMRQVVQRGTAMATPELAHSVRVVVEGLQPDRWYWYQFQVGKEISPIGRTRTAPALGDRLARLRFAFASCQDWQNGYYTAYKHLAEEDLDLVLHLGDYIYEYGPEAGKPRQHNGPEIVSLEDYRNRHALYKTDPNLQAAHANFPWIVTWDDHEVDNNYADAIPEDDQSQQAFLSRRANAYRAYYEHMPLRPTAFPKGPDLQFYRRFAFGDLLEFNVLDTRQYRTDQPCGDELKPRCPEAFATQATLTGLKQEQWLYRNLTRSRSRWNVLAQQVMLAQFDFDPRPTSELFNMDQWDGYVAARQRLFQFLQNRQPSNPVVLTGDIHSSWVHDLKADFNNPNSATLGTEFVGTSITSDFPQAFIAPVTAALPANLHTKFFDGAFRGYVRCEVTPQQWQTDFRVVSTILAPEATVSTLASFVVQDGQPGAQRI, from the coding sequence ATGGATTCCTTGCAATTTGACCGTTTGCTATCCGCTCGTATGAAGCGGCGTAGTCTAATCATTGGGGCAGGAGCGTTAGCAGGGTTGGCGATCGCGAGCCAGAAACCCAGCCGAGTCATTGCAACTCCTCGCTTTACGGACTATCCCTTCAGTCTGGGTGTCGCCTCCGGTGATCCGTTGCCTACCAGCGTGGTGCTGTGGACCAGACTCGCACCTGATCCCCTCAACGGTGGCGGGATGATTCCCAACCCAGTGCCAATCCAATGGCAAGTGGCGACAGATGCCCCCATGCGGCAAGTAGTCCAGCGGGGCACAGCAATGGCTACCCCGGAGCTCGCCCACTCAGTACGTGTGGTTGTGGAAGGTTTGCAACCCGATCGCTGGTATTGGTATCAATTTCAGGTCGGTAAAGAAATTAGTCCCATTGGTCGCACTCGGACTGCCCCTGCTTTAGGCGATCGCCTCGCTCGTTTGCGCTTTGCCTTTGCCTCTTGCCAAGATTGGCAAAACGGCTATTACACTGCTTATAAACATTTGGCTGAAGAAGACCTAGATCTGGTTCTCCATTTAGGCGACTACATCTACGAATACGGCCCCGAAGCAGGCAAACCCAGACAACATAATGGCCCTGAAATTGTCAGTCTAGAAGATTACCGCAACCGCCACGCTCTCTACAAAACTGACCCTAACCTTCAGGCGGCTCACGCCAACTTTCCTTGGATCGTCACCTGGGATGACCATGAAGTTGACAACAACTACGCCGATGCCATTCCTGAAGATGACCAAAGCCAACAAGCGTTTCTCAGCCGTCGGGCCAATGCCTACCGCGCGTACTACGAGCACATGCCCTTACGCCCTACCGCATTTCCGAAAGGGCCAGATTTGCAGTTTTATCGTCGCTTCGCCTTTGGGGACTTGCTGGAATTTAATGTGCTAGACACTCGGCAATATCGCACCGATCAGCCTTGTGGAGATGAACTCAAACCTCGCTGCCCAGAAGCGTTTGCAACTCAAGCAACCCTCACAGGCCTCAAGCAGGAGCAGTGGCTCTACCGGAATTTAACCCGTTCGCGATCGCGCTGGAATGTCTTGGCTCAGCAGGTGATGCTGGCTCAGTTCGACTTTGATCCCCGACCCACCTCAGAACTGTTCAATATGGATCAGTGGGATGGGTATGTGGCGGCTCGGCAACGCCTGTTCCAGTTTCTTCAAAATCGCCAACCTAGCAATCCGGTTGTGCTGACAGGTGACATTCACTCTAGCTGGGTCCACGATTTAAAGGCTGACTTCAACAACCCCAATTCGGCCACCCTCGGCACTGAATTTGTGGGCACCTCCATTACGTCTGATTTCCCCCAAGCCTTTATTGCTCCTGTCACTGCAGCGCTGCCTGCTAACCTTCACACCAAGTTTTTTGATGGTGCTTTCCGGGGCTACGTCCGCTGCGAGGTCACACCCCAGCAATGGCAGACTGATTTCCGAGTTGTGTCTACCATTCTGGCTCCCGAGGCGACCGTCAGTACTTTGGCGAGTTTTGTCGTACAAGATGGGCAACCTGGAGCCCAACGAATTTAA